A single region of the Acidobacteriota bacterium genome encodes:
- a CDS encoding cytochrome b/b6 domain-containing protein: protein MNLFQRATNPWGQDVLIGIDWSLFWIALIAGGVFLILHLALRRRWIGEEKKAAANAPDDPGLPQKIQRHSLASRLFHGVMGISMILLLITGFLPKVGLQFAWLEIHWITGLILTASIVFHIIHATFFQSLKNVWVGVKDLGDMIREMRKAVTGGEPPDKPGKYPAAQKMFHHAATLAGMAAIITGILMMWRIEQPLWAQDDYKFFGDAGWGWVYVLHGVGGVVLVTLTVAHVYFAILPEKRWMTWSMILGWIDRKDYLRHHDPAKWPVTGGK from the coding sequence ATGAATCTCTTTCAGAGGGCCACGAATCCTTGGGGGCAGGACGTCCTCATCGGGATCGACTGGAGTCTGTTCTGGATCGCGCTGATCGCCGGCGGCGTCTTCCTGATCCTGCACCTGGCGCTCCGCCGCCGGTGGATCGGCGAGGAGAAGAAGGCGGCGGCCAACGCCCCTGACGATCCGGGCCTGCCGCAGAAGATCCAGCGTCACAGCCTGGCGTCCCGCCTGTTCCACGGCGTGATGGGCATCTCGATGATCCTGCTGCTGATCACCGGTTTCCTGCCCAAGGTCGGCCTGCAGTTCGCCTGGCTCGAGATCCACTGGATCACCGGCCTGATCCTGACCGCGTCGATCGTCTTTCACATCATCCACGCCACGTTCTTCCAGAGCCTGAAGAACGTCTGGGTCGGAGTGAAGGACCTCGGCGACATGATCCGCGAGATGCGCAAAGCCGTCACCGGCGGCGAGCCGCCCGACAAGCCCGGCAAGTACCCGGCGGCGCAGAAGATGTTCCACCACGCCGCGACCCTGGCCGGCATGGCCGCGATCATCACCGGCATCCTGATGATGTGGCGGATCGAGCAGCCGCTCTGGGCCCAGGACGACTACAAGTTCTTCGGCGACGCGGGCTGGGGCTGGGTCTACGTCCTCCACGGCGTCGGCGGCGTCGTCCTCGTCACCCTGACCGTGGCCCACGTCTACTTCGCCATCCTTCCCGAGAAGCGCTGGATGACGTGGTCGATGATCCTCGGCTGGATCGATCGCAAGGACTACCTCCGGCACCACGATCCGGCCAAGTGGCCGGTCACCGGCGGCAAGTAG
- a CDS encoding carboxypeptidase-like regulatory domain-containing protein gives MLVPEASNEASADGTATAAGFEVVAAPVAMWRQVPWNLLPTTSVASGSFSLLRDDETWRVQARAEGLASLWHDVTPEEGSVELPLREAVGLTVQATAGGAPLAGARMYLVRSGSTRPALPEPLGFGISDAGGKVDLTVSERERAAVLVSHVTRTASAFERFDEVPPVVELGPGLAVTGRTVDAEGQPVAGVRLLGLSWVGDELAVMQRHLGLSGPDGRFSLTGFARGTASLRTDAEGLEYSDGFDLEGSLDLGSIVLRMPETYWIQVVDASRGTPIPGARAVFGGGEGTTTDLEGMAQVSPRFSRDLMVAAKGYRTARFAFGGGASTREEPPIPGLAALPVDVAGDIGATSEQPLVLRLAPAFTVEGVFVAADGVTPAAAGRLVATREMAGGSRMSPGTLAADGSFSLDLEPGAYTLELTAANAGRRVLEVSGSAGETRDLGVIVAPVSAWVSGTVVSPEYAPVPEARISYVRPSRFGGLMARAIGRVAEVTTDAEGYFEVHGLELGSSSLRVEAEGFAPLEFEVEAVAIEWVDAGFVDLSRGRRITVRSDVDGGTVHLDPGREHDPLGPMTGKLVGGEAVFEAVPEEPLRVRVMEDGVPVCERREDAGTGDEVVTCDRSTLMVTGGVTLAGQPGNGELLWSLKAENPQGGGAIRTLRGPMSRTQVFGGTLERTAPIDLEGRYRLESMIPGEWEVRFSTLEGGWQQEREVMVPDAPGEEIVLDFHYGGVSIDGIVVDPEGQPVTHATVDIFPGRRAVVTGRSGRYEIIDLAPGAYQLRARFQHSRSELVDVELRDYNDRQSVRLDLRDDPSDDELVIRLAGGVGGFCFVEMEGAGQRTVRIDGGVATTKLTPPLTDRVRVACQAEGRWILTGWQDLERALERGVDLDPFESDSSIVLEGDPSTAAVQVTGPGGWDLGRLRLWFGGATTFEVGETISNLPEGEYTLRWGDQVRTVWTERRRAAEVEIED, from the coding sequence ATGCTCGTCCCCGAGGCCTCGAACGAGGCTTCCGCGGACGGGACCGCGACCGCGGCCGGGTTCGAGGTGGTGGCGGCGCCGGTGGCGATGTGGCGGCAGGTGCCCTGGAATCTGCTGCCGACGACTAGCGTCGCTTCGGGGTCGTTCTCCCTGCTCCGCGATGACGAAACCTGGCGAGTCCAGGCGCGAGCTGAAGGTCTCGCCTCGCTCTGGCACGATGTCACCCCTGAAGAGGGATCGGTAGAACTCCCTTTGCGGGAGGCGGTAGGCCTCACGGTCCAGGCAACCGCTGGCGGCGCGCCCCTTGCCGGTGCGCGAATGTACCTGGTGCGGTCAGGTTCAACCCGGCCCGCGCTACCCGAGCCTCTGGGCTTTGGGATCTCGGACGCTGGTGGCAAGGTGGACCTGACGGTGTCCGAGCGGGAACGCGCCGCGGTTCTCGTCTCGCACGTCACCCGGACCGCCTCGGCGTTCGAGCGATTCGACGAAGTGCCGCCGGTGGTCGAGCTGGGTCCGGGCCTCGCCGTCACGGGTCGAACCGTCGACGCGGAAGGACAACCCGTAGCCGGAGTGCGGCTGCTGGGTCTGTCGTGGGTGGGGGACGAGCTTGCCGTGATGCAGCGCCACCTGGGCCTTTCCGGCCCCGACGGCCGCTTCTCGCTCACCGGCTTCGCCAGGGGCACCGCGTCCCTGCGAACCGACGCCGAAGGCCTGGAGTACTCCGACGGGTTCGATCTGGAGGGTTCCCTGGATCTCGGGTCGATCGTGCTGAGGATGCCCGAGACCTACTGGATCCAGGTCGTCGATGCGAGCCGCGGAACGCCGATCCCCGGCGCCCGCGCCGTGTTCGGGGGTGGGGAGGGAACGACGACGGATTTGGAGGGAATGGCGCAGGTGTCGCCCCGTTTCAGCCGGGATCTCATGGTGGCCGCGAAGGGTTACCGAACTGCGCGATTCGCGTTTGGCGGTGGCGCTTCAACGCGCGAAGAACCCCCGATACCCGGTCTGGCGGCCCTCCCCGTCGATGTGGCCGGCGACATCGGCGCGACTTCCGAACAACCCCTGGTGCTTCGGCTGGCGCCGGCCTTCACGGTCGAGGGCGTCTTCGTCGCGGCTGACGGCGTGACTCCTGCAGCCGCCGGGCGTCTGGTTGCGACCCGGGAAATGGCGGGCGGGAGCCGGATGAGCCCCGGCACTCTCGCGGCGGACGGGTCCTTCTCCCTGGATCTCGAGCCGGGCGCCTACACCCTGGAACTGACGGCCGCGAATGCCGGACGGAGGGTGCTGGAGGTCTCCGGGTCGGCGGGTGAGACGCGCGACCTGGGGGTCATCGTCGCGCCCGTATCGGCCTGGGTTTCCGGGACCGTGGTGAGTCCCGAGTACGCACCGGTCCCCGAAGCCAGGATCTCCTACGTGCGTCCGTCCAGGTTCGGCGGCTTGATGGCCCGGGCGATAGGACGGGTAGCGGAGGTGACGACGGATGCCGAAGGCTACTTCGAGGTGCACGGTCTGGAACTCGGCTCGTCGAGCCTCCGGGTGGAGGCGGAGGGATTCGCTCCGCTTGAGTTCGAGGTCGAGGCCGTGGCGATCGAGTGGGTTGATGCCGGCTTCGTCGACCTCTCGCGCGGGCGACGGATCACGGTGCGTTCCGACGTCGATGGCGGGACGGTGCACCTCGATCCAGGCAGGGAGCACGATCCGCTGGGCCCGATGACGGGCAAGCTGGTTGGCGGGGAGGCCGTGTTCGAGGCCGTGCCTGAGGAGCCGCTACGGGTTCGGGTGATGGAGGACGGGGTGCCGGTCTGTGAGCGGCGCGAGGACGCCGGGACCGGCGACGAGGTGGTGACGTGCGATCGCAGCACGCTGATGGTGACCGGTGGCGTGACGCTGGCGGGGCAGCCGGGAAACGGGGAGCTGCTCTGGAGCCTGAAGGCGGAGAATCCGCAAGGCGGGGGAGCCATTCGGACCTTGCGCGGGCCGATGAGCCGCACCCAGGTCTTTGGCGGCACGCTGGAGCGAACGGCGCCGATCGACCTCGAGGGCCGGTACCGACTGGAGTCGATGATCCCGGGTGAGTGGGAAGTGCGCTTCTCGACGCTGGAGGGTGGATGGCAACAGGAGCGCGAGGTCATGGTGCCGGACGCCCCCGGTGAGGAAATCGTGCTGGATTTCCACTATGGCGGCGTGTCCATCGACGGGATCGTCGTCGATCCCGAAGGGCAACCCGTCACCCACGCGACAGTCGACATCTTCCCGGGCCGCCGGGCGGTCGTGACGGGCCGGAGCGGCCGTTACGAGATCATAGACTTGGCGCCCGGCGCCTATCAGCTACGGGCGCGGTTCCAGCACTCCCGTTCCGAGCTGGTCGATGTGGAACTCCGGGACTACAACGACCGCCAGTCGGTGCGTCTGGACTTGCGAGACGATCCCTCCGACGACGAGCTTGTCATCCGGCTCGCCGGTGGAGTCGGCGGCTTCTGCTTCGTCGAGATGGAGGGGGCAGGGCAGCGGACCGTCCGGATCGATGGCGGCGTGGCGACCACGAAGCTCACCCCGCCTCTCACCGACCGCGTCCGCGTCGCTTGCCAGGCGGAGGGCCGCTGGATTCTCACCGGCTGGCAGGACCTCGAACGCGCCCTGGAGCGCGGTGTCGACCTCGATCCCTTTGAGTCGGACTCCTCGATCGTCCTGGAAGGCGACCCGTCAACCGCCGCGGTGCAGGTCACCGGCCCAGGTGGCTGGGACCTCGGCAGGCTGCGACTCTGGTTCGGCGGCGCGACGACGTTCGAGGTCGGCGAGACGATCTCCAACCTGCCGGAGGGTGAGTACACCCTGCGTTGGGGGGATCAGGTACGGACCGTCTGGACGGAGCGGCGGCGTGCCGCGGAGGTCGAAATCGAGGACTGA
- a CDS encoding haloalkane dehalogenase — protein sequence MISADVRYEKKRIEVLGHEMAYVDHGEGDPIVFLHGNPTSSYLWRNVMPHLEGKGRLVAPDLIGMGDSAKLPDSGPDRYRFVEHRRYLDGLLEAIGVTENVVFVIHDWGSALGFDWANRHRDAVRGLAYMEAIVSPIPNWDTWPEAARGVFQGFRSPAGEGMVLVKNVFVERVLPGSVLRKMTDGEMAVYRRPYEDEGESRRPTLTWPREIPIAGEPEDVVGIVQSYADWLAGSDVPKLFVNAKPGAILTGAMRQLCRAWPNQTEVTVKGSHFIQEDSPDEIGQAISEWLPS from the coding sequence ATGATCTCCGCCGATGTGCGTTACGAGAAGAAGCGGATTGAGGTGCTCGGCCATGAGATGGCCTATGTCGATCATGGCGAGGGGGATCCGATCGTGTTCCTGCATGGGAATCCGACTTCGTCGTATCTGTGGCGCAACGTGATGCCGCATCTGGAGGGAAAGGGGCGTCTGGTGGCGCCTGATCTGATCGGGATGGGCGATTCGGCGAAGCTGCCGGACAGTGGGCCGGACCGGTACCGGTTCGTCGAGCACCGGCGGTACCTCGACGGTCTGCTGGAGGCGATTGGCGTGACGGAGAACGTGGTCTTCGTGATCCACGACTGGGGATCCGCGCTCGGTTTCGACTGGGCAAACCGGCACCGGGACGCGGTCCGCGGCCTCGCATATATGGAGGCGATCGTCAGTCCGATCCCGAACTGGGATACCTGGCCTGAGGCGGCGCGGGGGGTCTTCCAGGGCTTTCGGTCACCCGCGGGCGAGGGGATGGTGCTGGTGAAGAACGTGTTTGTCGAGCGGGTGCTGCCCGGGTCCGTGCTGCGGAAGATGACGGACGGGGAGATGGCCGTCTACCGGCGTCCGTACGAGGACGAGGGCGAGTCGCGGCGGCCGACGCTGACCTGGCCGCGCGAGATCCCGATCGCCGGCGAGCCGGAGGATGTCGTCGGAATCGTGCAGTCCTACGCCGACTGGCTTGCCGGGTCGGACGTGCCCAAGCTGTTCGTCAACGCGAAGCCCGGTGCGATCCTCACCGGCGCCATGAGGCAGCTCTGCCGCGCCTGGCCGAACCAGACGGAAGTGACCGTCAAGGGCTCCCACTTCATTCAGGAGGATTCCCCCGACGAGATCGGTCAGGCGATCTCGGAATGGTTGCCGTCCTAG
- a CDS encoding (2Fe-2S)-binding protein — translation MPGSVPVSITVNGSKHECAVEPRTLLVHFLREELDLTGVHIGCESTLCGACTVHLNGRAVKSCTLLAVQADGQEVTTIEGLAADANNLHPLQLGFWEKHGLQCGYCTPGMIMAAKQLLDDNPNPTEDEIREAIDGNICRCTGYQQIVDAIQHAAEVAGAV, via the coding sequence ATGCCAGGATCCGTCCCCGTTTCCATCACCGTCAACGGCAGCAAACACGAGTGCGCCGTCGAGCCGCGCACGCTGCTGGTCCACTTCCTGCGCGAGGAACTCGATCTCACCGGAGTCCACATCGGCTGCGAGAGCACGCTCTGCGGCGCCTGCACCGTGCATCTGAACGGCCGCGCCGTGAAGAGCTGCACCCTACTGGCGGTCCAGGCCGACGGCCAGGAAGTGACGACGATCGAGGGCCTCGCCGCGGACGCGAACAACCTGCATCCGCTTCAGCTCGGGTTCTGGGAGAAACACGGCCTTCAGTGCGGGTACTGCACGCCGGGGATGATCATGGCGGCGAAACAACTGCTGGACGACAACCCGAATCCGACCGAGGATGAGATCCGGGAAGCGATCGACGGCAACATCTGCCGCTGTACCGGCTATCAGCAGATCGTCGACGCGATTCAGCACGCGGCCGAAGTCGCGGGGGCGGTCTGA
- a CDS encoding VWA domain-containing protein translates to MKRIATVGRRLTLAAALAGGAVLLSTGYGLAVAAEVAVGAPAAVQDDEKKKRKAEKKAAARAAKEQKRLEKQRRQRGRTVRAVVVPSEPAAASEPASEPAAELAVPSVPEPAPVPKVAPEPVAKPKAEPARAATVEPVRTVPSPVRTTTRSTTAAPARDISLSERIRVAEVLLDVLVTDRKGNVIEGLGAEDFIVLHDGEEQEVTSASFYGGPSELSATGEGGTARTDRYFILMFHDQRMQAPQLAAPQMDNARWLKRWIEEELQPNDQVAVFAYQARLKVYLDFSRDRDEILAAVDAAARGKKDVEPWLTRSEPEFDPNSPSLVVNLPKGKELSRQSRKLQEALELLGEAASGIAGRKNLVMFSLGFGDIGQFGSYTPDPRYYPQMREALNAGNVAVYTIDTMGSSRRSIASASLNDSLSLISNETGGHYYSNFTNIMTPMRQVAEENQGYYLVSFRSEYEAGTQGYRGIRVKVREGNYKVRSRTGFRYGESSGP, encoded by the coding sequence ATGAAGAGAATTGCGACGGTTGGACGACGATTGACGCTCGCTGCTGCGTTGGCGGGGGGTGCCGTCCTGTTGTCGACCGGCTACGGGTTGGCTGTAGCCGCGGAGGTCGCGGTTGGCGCCCCGGCGGCGGTCCAGGACGACGAGAAGAAGAAGCGAAAGGCGGAGAAGAAGGCGGCTGCTCGCGCGGCGAAGGAACAGAAGCGGCTGGAGAAGCAGCGACGGCAGCGAGGCAGGACCGTGCGGGCGGTCGTCGTGCCGTCAGAGCCGGCTGCGGCGTCGGAACCGGCCTCGGAACCGGCAGCAGAGCTTGCGGTGCCGTCCGTGCCGGAACCTGCTCCCGTGCCGAAGGTGGCTCCGGAGCCTGTGGCGAAGCCGAAGGCCGAGCCGGCAAGAGCGGCGACTGTGGAGCCGGTTCGGACCGTTCCGAGTCCGGTGAGGACGACAACACGATCGACCACGGCAGCTCCGGCGCGGGACATCAGCCTGAGCGAGCGCATCCGAGTGGCCGAAGTGTTGCTCGATGTCCTGGTGACGGACAGGAAGGGAAACGTCATCGAGGGCCTGGGGGCCGAGGACTTCATCGTCCTCCACGACGGCGAGGAGCAGGAAGTCACGAGCGCCTCCTTCTACGGCGGTCCGAGCGAGTTGTCGGCGACCGGCGAGGGCGGAACGGCGAGGACCGACCGCTACTTCATCCTCATGTTCCACGACCAGCGGATGCAGGCGCCGCAACTGGCCGCTCCCCAGATGGATAACGCGCGCTGGCTCAAGCGTTGGATCGAGGAGGAGCTTCAGCCGAACGACCAGGTGGCCGTGTTCGCGTACCAGGCGCGGCTCAAGGTCTACCTCGACTTCAGCCGTGACCGCGACGAGATCCTCGCTGCGGTCGATGCCGCCGCCCGTGGCAAGAAGGACGTTGAGCCCTGGCTGACGCGCTCGGAGCCGGAGTTCGACCCGAACTCGCCGTCGCTCGTGGTGAACCTGCCTAAGGGCAAGGAACTGTCGCGCCAGAGCCGCAAGCTCCAGGAGGCGCTGGAGCTGCTCGGAGAGGCGGCCTCGGGAATCGCCGGTCGCAAGAACCTGGTGATGTTCAGCCTCGGCTTTGGCGATATCGGGCAGTTCGGCAGCTACACACCGGACCCGCGCTACTACCCGCAAATGCGCGAGGCGCTGAACGCCGGCAACGTGGCGGTGTACACGATCGACACGATGGGCAGCAGCCGCCGCTCGATCGCCTCGGCGTCGCTCAATGACTCCCTGAGCCTGATCTCGAACGAAACCGGCGGCCACTACTACTCGAACTTCACGAACATCATGACGCCGATGCGCCAGGTCGCCGAGGAGAATCAGGGCTACTACCTGGTCAGCTTCCGTTCCGAGTACGAAGCCGGCACCCAGGGCTACCGCGGCATCAGGGTCAAGGTCCGCGAGGGCAACTACAAGGTCCGGTCCCGCACCGGCTTCCGCTACGGCGAGTCGTCGGGACCGTAG
- a CDS encoding MoxR family ATPase, translated as MSDLTPLRDLLDHHVVGHDEVKTALLLALITREHIYVEGPPGTAKTRLAEVAAKGSELDFFFYQLHRDTRLAELVGDIVLERRKVKTDGGAAGTGGEAERIHQRIEPGGLLTAEVAVLDDISRAPGEALNVLLRILNERRFGAEPIPLMAAIATGNPMDDEYYNEPLDPANLDRFALQLRVSGLIQSGVDEAKTLIDRFAAGSVVEQPDPEPVTDRATLDTLNQRMVEVEVGAAVRAALLDVLRTLVLEFECNETNSLLTDRTFLVKAIKILRGTALLEGRDSVDLADLAALSWMTTFRVPPEAHEALPRIIGRVSRQIQAV; from the coding sequence GTGAGCGACCTGACCCCCCTCCGCGACCTGCTCGACCACCACGTCGTCGGCCACGACGAGGTGAAGACGGCCCTGCTTCTCGCGCTGATCACGCGGGAGCACATCTACGTCGAGGGGCCGCCGGGCACCGCCAAGACCCGGCTGGCCGAGGTCGCGGCAAAGGGATCCGAACTCGACTTCTTCTTCTACCAGTTGCACCGCGACACGCGGCTCGCCGAGCTCGTCGGCGACATCGTGCTGGAGCGCCGCAAGGTCAAGACGGACGGCGGCGCGGCGGGAACCGGGGGCGAAGCGGAGCGGATCCACCAGCGGATCGAGCCCGGCGGACTCCTGACCGCCGAGGTGGCCGTGCTCGACGACATCTCCCGCGCTCCCGGAGAGGCGCTGAACGTGCTTCTCCGGATTCTGAACGAGCGCCGCTTCGGCGCCGAGCCGATTCCGCTGATGGCCGCCATCGCGACCGGCAATCCGATGGACGACGAGTACTACAACGAACCGCTCGACCCTGCGAACCTCGACCGGTTCGCCCTCCAGTTGCGGGTCTCCGGCCTCATTCAGAGCGGCGTCGACGAGGCGAAGACGCTCATCGACCGCTTCGCCGCCGGTTCAGTGGTCGAACAGCCCGATCCGGAACCCGTCACCGACCGCGCCACCCTCGACACGCTGAACCAGCGGATGGTCGAGGTCGAAGTCGGAGCGGCGGTACGCGCGGCGCTGCTCGACGTGCTGCGCACCCTCGTTCTGGAGTTCGAGTGCAACGAGACGAACTCGCTGCTCACCGACCGAACCTTCCTGGTCAAGGCGATCAAGATCCTTCGCGGTACGGCGCTGCTGGAAGGCCGGGATTCCGTCGACCTTGCGGATCTCGCCGCCCTGTCCTGGATGACGACCTTCCGCGTGCCGCCGGAGGCGCACGAGGCGCTTCCCCGGATCATCGGACGGGTAAGCCGGCAGATCCAGGCGGTCTAG
- a CDS encoding xanthine dehydrogenase family protein subunit M, whose translation MAVIHDMIPDFELYQPDSVQGALEVLDRHRENAWVLAGGMDTFDWFKDRVKRPDAVVDLGGIPELSGITETDGGVEIGAMTSLTEIVENDLIRERYSILAEAAETVATPQIRNQGTLGGNLVQDTRCWYYRAGWPCYRAGGNICYADTPESMNREHCIFDASRCVAVTPSDTAPALIVLDAEMVIRGRRGERTVAAEDFFVGPAIDITRMTVLQPNEVLQSVRIPDTWAGADFYFEKVRDRNAWDFPLVNVASAMRVEDGVVQDCRLSVGAVSPVPLRMDRCEELLRGQTISEDVATRIAELGVIGAEPLRHNGYKVPLMRNLIRRAIRGQAPV comes from the coding sequence ATGGCCGTCATTCACGACATGATCCCCGACTTCGAGCTCTACCAGCCCGACAGCGTGCAGGGTGCGCTCGAAGTCCTCGACCGTCACCGCGAGAACGCCTGGGTCCTGGCCGGCGGGATGGACACCTTCGACTGGTTCAAGGACCGGGTGAAGCGTCCGGACGCCGTCGTCGACCTCGGTGGCATCCCGGAACTGTCCGGGATCACGGAGACCGACGGAGGCGTCGAGATCGGCGCGATGACCTCGCTCACCGAGATCGTCGAAAACGACCTGATCCGGGAGCGTTACAGCATCCTGGCCGAGGCGGCCGAGACGGTCGCCACGCCACAGATCCGCAACCAGGGCACCCTGGGCGGCAACCTCGTCCAGGACACCCGGTGCTGGTACTACCGGGCCGGGTGGCCGTGCTACCGGGCGGGCGGGAACATCTGCTACGCGGACACTCCGGAGTCGATGAACCGCGAGCACTGCATCTTCGACGCCTCGCGCTGCGTCGCGGTGACGCCGTCGGACACCGCGCCGGCGCTGATCGTCCTCGACGCCGAGATGGTGATCCGAGGGCGCCGGGGCGAGCGCACGGTCGCGGCCGAAGACTTCTTCGTCGGGCCGGCGATCGACATCACGCGAATGACCGTGCTGCAACCGAACGAGGTTCTGCAGTCCGTTCGCATCCCGGACACCTGGGCCGGCGCCGACTTCTACTTCGAGAAGGTCCGCGACCGGAACGCCTGGGACTTCCCCCTCGTCAACGTCGCCTCGGCCATGCGGGTCGAGGATGGGGTCGTGCAGGACTGCCGGCTTTCCGTCGGCGCCGTCTCGCCGGTGCCGCTGCGCATGGACCGCTGCGAAGAGCTGCTGCGGGGCCAGACGATCAGCGAAGACGTCGCCACGCGGATCGCCGAACTCGGCGTCATCGGCGCCGAGCCGCTCCGCCACAACGGCTACAAGGTGCCCCTGATGAGAAACCTGATCCGCCGGGCCATCCGCGGACAGGCGCCGGTCTAG
- a CDS encoding AAA family ATPase, with translation MTPAAPDRRNTELAAAFVELRTALGRVLVGQDDAATGLTLALLAEQHAYLEGPPGCGKSELAAALATLSGARTHTLVFHRDIRETDLLGDVLLSRHRHRGHERLRRELIPGPLLQAQVALLEDLPRSPGEALGPLLRILAERHALGQTLPLESAVATGPLEQVEAPIDPLEPGQLDRFAVQLRLAGLLTGGLFDEAAVLLERQAARRPARGALPSGTFTTAVAPAKPAVMSTSIRNAAQRAAAALQVEPRTLDAYHRLLDRLRQRTADESASGDRLMSDRSFSSAALRLVRAHAFLRGAPAAAPRDLGAIRYMVAHRLPEEVQEDFDHILEELLGDPPNVTMTETGAQMPGAQSQGDDSDGAAASSPASDSWIDDQADLPAPPSLFGQPPPPAQVDPLLRALVGRIERGRIDPDTDPGGQPRGYRPLRDLDELIDADLIEALLFAEGRLPGAPRTFDRKRKSAGGAVAVLRDISASMAGRLTVWSSQVVLGILRVAARRRMRVGYVEFHHRALPHPVGGRLLHRSYSRLAEQAGQAKAVGQTNYEAPLRTALEGLRGGSGRNRHIVLLTDGLPIIGDTSVRRERQLARRLGVALHTVFLGNGDCPPVLDDISLETGGLRFCGRPLAGGGLRLEER, from the coding sequence ATGACTCCAGCCGCCCCGGATCGTCGCAACACAGAGCTGGCTGCCGCCTTCGTCGAACTGCGGACGGCGCTCGGTCGCGTGCTGGTAGGACAGGACGACGCCGCGACGGGATTAACCCTGGCGCTGCTGGCGGAGCAGCACGCCTACCTGGAGGGGCCGCCCGGGTGCGGCAAGTCGGAGCTGGCGGCGGCGCTGGCTACGTTGTCCGGCGCCCGCACGCACACGCTGGTGTTCCATCGCGACATTCGGGAAACCGATCTGCTCGGCGACGTCCTGCTGAGCCGCCACCGTCACCGTGGCCACGAGCGCTTGCGACGGGAGCTGATTCCCGGACCGCTGCTCCAGGCCCAGGTCGCCCTGCTCGAGGATCTGCCGCGTTCCCCTGGCGAGGCTCTCGGGCCCTTGCTCCGGATCCTCGCCGAACGGCACGCCCTGGGGCAGACGCTGCCGCTCGAATCGGCGGTTGCAACCGGACCGCTGGAGCAGGTCGAAGCCCCCATCGATCCGCTCGAACCGGGCCAGCTCGACCGTTTCGCCGTCCAGCTCCGTCTCGCCGGCCTGCTCACCGGAGGGCTCTTCGACGAGGCTGCCGTCCTGCTGGAACGGCAGGCGGCTCGCCGACCGGCACGGGGCGCACTCCCGTCGGGCACGTTCACCACGGCGGTCGCCCCAGCGAAACCGGCGGTGATGAGCACGTCGATCCGAAACGCCGCGCAGCGGGCGGCGGCCGCCCTTCAGGTCGAACCGCGGACCCTCGATGCCTACCACCGGCTGCTCGACCGGCTGCGCCAGCGCACCGCCGACGAATCGGCCTCGGGCGACCGTCTCATGTCGGACCGCTCCTTCAGTTCGGCGGCCCTGCGACTCGTTCGCGCCCACGCCTTCCTGCGCGGCGCCCCGGCCGCGGCGCCGCGAGACCTCGGCGCCATCCGCTACATGGTGGCTCACCGGCTGCCGGAGGAGGTCCAGGAAGACTTCGACCACATCCTGGAGGAACTGCTCGGCGACCCACCGAATGTGACGATGACCGAGACCGGCGCCCAGATGCCCGGAGCGCAATCCCAGGGCGACGACTCCGACGGGGCGGCGGCGTCCTCGCCGGCCTCCGACTCCTGGATCGACGATCAGGCCGATCTGCCGGCGCCGCCCTCCCTGTTCGGACAACCGCCGCCCCCGGCACAGGTCGATCCTCTGCTCCGGGCGCTGGTCGGCCGCATCGAGCGCGGCCGCATCGACCCGGACACCGATCCGGGCGGCCAGCCGCGCGGGTACCGGCCACTGCGCGACCTGGACGAACTGATCGACGCCGATCTGATCGAAGCCCTGCTGTTCGCCGAGGGCCGCCTGCCGGGCGCGCCGCGCACGTTCGACCGCAAGCGCAAGAGTGCGGGCGGCGCGGTGGCTGTGCTGCGCGACATCTCCGCCTCAATGGCCGGCCGCCTGACCGTATGGTCGAGCCAGGTCGTTCTCGGGATCCTGCGGGTCGCGGCGCGGCGGCGGATGCGCGTCGGCTACGTGGAGTTCCACCACCGCGCCCTGCCCCACCCGGTCGGCGGCCGTCTGCTGCACCGCTCGTACTCGCGCCTCGCCGAGCAGGCCGGACAGGCCAAGGCAGTCGGGCAGACGAACTACGAGGCGCCGCTTCGAACCGCGCTCGAGGGCCTGCGCGGCGGCTCCGGCCGCAACCGCCACATCGTCCTCCTGACCGACGGCCTGCCGATCATCGGAGACACGAGCGTCCGCCGCGAGCGACAGTTGGCCCGCCGGCTCGGGGTCGCCCTTCACACCGTGTTCCTGGGGAACGGGGACTGTCCGCCGGTGCTCGACGACATCTCGCTGGAAACCGGCGGACTACGCTTCTGCGGACGTCCGCTGGCCGGCGGCGGTCTCCGGCTGGAGGAGCGATAG